Proteins encoded together in one Epinephelus moara isolate mb chromosome 2, YSFRI_EMoa_1.0, whole genome shotgun sequence window:
- the LOC126401644 gene encoding extracellular calcium-sensing receptor-like: MHAYMHSVKHNYTTMPEPLRCTGSTDSRELRFARAMVFAIEEINNSTELLPGIKLGYQIYDSCASVPVAVHVAFQVSSSLDPLFYTSNNCSHSGMMMGVVGESGSTPSISISRIIGSFNIPQVSHFATCACLSDKQQYPTFFRTIPSDQFQADALAKLVKHFGWTWIGAVRSDSDYGNNGMASFLAAAHKEGICVEYSESFYRTHPRSRIQRVADVIRSSTAMVVVAFTAPGDLKILLEELSLKPSPPRQWIGSEAWVTDPDMRRFSFCAGAIGFAIEKSVIPGLRDFLLDLSPSKVAASPVLTEFWEDTFNCRLRKSAATDKSLCDGNEDIQTIQSPYTDTSQLRITNMVYKAIYAIAHAIHNAVCQESNSTTHCDKFTKTEPKEVLTQLKKVNFSQNGYDVSFDANGDPVAKYELVNWQKTESGSIESVTVGHYDASLPAGQEFSINRKLTWVEGGTQVPVSVCTDSCPPGTRKVLQKGKPICCYDCKPCPEGEISNVTDSPDCFPCPKEFWPNAVRDTCLPKPVEFLSFSEVLGIILAAFSVGGACLTIITTAVFYHHRTSPIVRANNSELSFLLLFSLTLCFLCPLTFIGPPSEWSCMLRHTAFGITFVLCMSCVLGKTIVVLMAFKATLPGSNVMKWFGPPQQRMTVVFFTFFQVLICTIWLVLSPPFPMKNLTTYKKRIILECALGSAIGFWAVLGYIGLLAVFCFVLAVLARKLPDNFNEAKLITFSMLIFCAVWITFIPAYVSSPGKFTVAVEIFAILASSFGLMLCIFAPKCFIILFKPEKNTKKHLMNKTQSTFEG, translated from the exons ATGCATGCCTACATGCATTCAGTGAAGcacaactacaccaccatgcCTGAGCCACTAAGGTGTACAGGGAG CACTGACTCCCGTGAACTGCGCTTTGCACGTGCAATGGTATTTGCCATTGAGGAGATTAACAACAGCACGGAGCTGCTTCCTGGCATCAAGCTCGGGTATCAGATCTATGACTCGTGTGCCTCAGTGCCTGTGGCTGTGCATGTGGCATTCCAGGTTTCAAGCAGCCTGGACCCACTGTTTTACACCAGTAACAATTGCTCACACTCTGGTATGATGATGGGTGTCGTTGGTGAGTCTGGGTCCACACCATCCATCAGCATCTCACGCATCATTGGGTCCTTCAACATTCCTCAA gtgAGCCACTTTGCCACTTGTGCATGTCTGTCAGATAAGCAGCAGTACCCAACTTTCTTCAGGACAATCCCTAGTGACCAGTTTCAGGCTGACGCTCTGGCCAAGCTGGTAAAACACTTTGGCTGGACATGGATAGGTGCTGTCAGGTCAGATTCAGACTATGGCAATAATGGCATGGCGTCTTTCCTGGCCGCAGCACACAAAGAGGGAATCTGTGTGGAATACTCTGAATCTTTTTATCGGACCCACCCACGCAGCAGGATCCAGAGAGTGGCTGATGTTATCCGCAG TTCGACAGCTATGGTTGTTGTGGCATTTACAGCCCCTGGAGACTTGAAGATTCTGCTAGAGGAGCTGTCACTCAAGCCTTCTCCACCTCGCCAGTGGATAGGCAGTGAGGCCTGGGTAACAGACCCTGACATGCGGAGGTTCAGCTTCTGTGCTGGAGCCATTGGATTTGCCATTGAGAAATCTGTCATCCCAGGTCTGAGAGACTTCCTGCTggatctctctccctctaaaGTGGCTGCCTCTCCAGTGCTTACTGAGTTCTGGGAGGATACATTCAACTGCAGGCTGAGAAAAA GTGCAGCCACAGATAAAAGTTTATGTGATGGAAATGAAGACATACAGACAATCCAAAGCCCGTACACTGACACATCTCAGCTCCGAATCACTAACATGGTGTACAAGGCTATTTATGCAATAGCTCATGCCATTCATAATGCAGTGTGTCAGGAAAGTAATTCTACAACTCATTGTGACAAATTCACCAAGACAGAGCCCAAAGAG GTTCTCACACAGCTGAAGAAAGTTAATTTTTCTCAAAATGGTTATGATGTGTCATTTGATGCCAACGGGGATCCTGTGGCCAAATACGAGCTGGTTAACTGGCAAAAAACTGAGAGTGGCAGCATTGAGTCGGTGACAGTAGGACACTATGATGCATCACTGCCAGCGGGCCAGGAGTTCAGTATCAACAGGAAGCTCACCTGGGTGGAAGGTGGCACACAA GTGCCTGTGTCAGTGTGCACTGACAGCTGTCCTCCAGGAACTCGTAAAGTGCTGCAGAAAGGAAAACCCATCTGCTGTTATGATTGTAAACCCTGTCCTGAAGGAGAGATAAGCAATGTTACAG ATTCCCCTGATTGTTTCCCTTGTCCCAAGGAGTTCTGGCCTAATGCAGTGAGAGACACTTGTCTCCCCAAGCCTGTAGAGTTTCTTTCCTTCAGCGAGGTCCTAGGAATCATCCTGGCTGCATTCTCAGTTGGTGGCGCCTGTCTTACCATTATAACAACAGCTGTATTCTATCATCACAGGACATCCCCGATTGTCAGGGCCAACAACTCTGAGCTGAGCTTCCTGCTGCTCTTCTCCCTGACTCTATGTTTCTTATGTCCATTAACCTTCATTGGACCACCCTCTGAGTGGTCCTGCATGCTGCGCCACACAGCATTTGGCATCACCTTTGTCCTCTGTATGTCTTGTGTTCTCGGAAAAACAATTGTAGTGCTAATGGCCTTCAAAGCTACACTCCCAGGTAGTAATGTgatgaaatggtttggtcctcCACAGCAAAGAATGACTGTGGTATTCTTCACATTTTTTCAAGTTTTAATATGTACTATATGGCTGGTACTTAGTCCCCCTTTTCCAATGAAAAACCTCACCACATACAAGAAGAGAATCATCCTGGAGTGTGCATTAGGCTCAGCTATAGGGTTCTGGGCTGTGCTTGGATACATAGGCCTACTGGCTGTCTTTTGCTTTGTGTTAGCTGTCCTCGCCCGGAAACTACCTGATAATTTTAATGAAGCCAAACTAATCACCTTCAGCATGTTGATATTCTGTGCAGTCTGGATCACCTTTATCCCAGCATATGTCAGCTCTCCTGGGAAGTTTACTGTGGCTGTGGAGATATTTGCTATTCTGGCCTCCAGTTTTGGACTAATGCTGTGTATATTTGCTCCAAAGTGTTTCATTATATTGTTTAAGCCAGAAAAGAAcaccaaaaaacatttaatgaatAAAACTCAATCGACATTTGAGGGTTAG